The following proteins are encoded in a genomic region of Triticum dicoccoides isolate Atlit2015 ecotype Zavitan chromosome 1B, WEW_v2.0, whole genome shotgun sequence:
- the LOC119349601 gene encoding mediator of RNA polymerase II transcription subunit 15a-like isoform X2: protein MDANWRPTQGSGPAAAGGGGGADPPPAGGDWRAQLQPEARGRIVDKIMETLKNHLPVSVPVTPEALNELQKIAARFEEKVYTEATSQYDYLRKISVKLLSMETQRQQAPGNALLIPNQNNPAPGLHPQGSNQAQTSAVPLMSQQQARQPNASTSVQASSLTNIRQNLPGVNQTSMMQTASVIPQNTMNNGLAQGTSQDVYAAQRQMAGRQQQEQSQQLIYHQHQQPSLQSQQPNIPLQQQQQQLMGQQPNLQQNQLIGQQNGAVMMQQQQRLTVQSNNLLNVQQTHQMLNQQYMPLYQPQQLGSQANMLSLKQHQQNQQQQQLFGTVPNVSNMQWMHMQQTKAQQPQQQHAQQPPMGLMQPQFQHNQLQQLQHLMPQFQSQPNQLQEQLRTQQQSSMQQRLQTSGAMFLQQNNMDQQNQFIQAQRGLQEVSSSTSADYTAQTGHASAGDWQEEIHQMIKRLKDQYFAELSELFNKMSVKLQHVDSIIPPQISSEQYDRMKSFKIMLERILQMLQIGKSSVQPAMRDKVPRYEKQIISILNSKRKPVQPQIQQQFQPPPGRRGRELTVVAEAEAPRDRVGQDRTAVRVVRARVTSEGDDRASKARAMGS from the exons ATGGACGCCAACTGGCGGCCCACCCAAGGGtctggccccgccgccgccggcggcggcggcggcgctgaccCGCCCCCCGCCGGAGGCGACTGGCGCGCCCAGCTCCAGCCCGAGGCGCGCGGCAGGATCGTCGATAAGAT AATGGAGACTCTGAAGAATCATCTGCCAGTATCTGTGCCTGTGACGCCAGAGGCACTGAACGAACTTCAAAAAATCGCTGCGCGATTCGAAGAAAAGGTCTATACCGAAGCAACCAGTCAG TATGATTATTTGCGGAAGATTTCTGTGAAGTTGCTCTCAATGGAGACGCAGAGACAGCAGGCTCCTGGAAATGCTTTGCTGATTCCAAATCAAAACAACCCTG CCCCTGGACTCCATCCACAAGGCAGTAATCAAGCACAGACATCAGCAGTTCCCTTGATGTCTCAGCAACAGGCCCGGCAGCCAAATGCTTCTACATCTGTACAAGCTTCTTCACTCACTAATATCAGACAGAACTTGCCAGGTGTCAACCAAACATCAATGATGCAGACTGCGTCTGTCATTCCACAAAACACAATGAATAATGGCTTGGCGCAAGGCACTTCACAAGATGTTTATGCTGCACAAAGGCAAATGGCAGGCAGGCAGCAACAGGAACAATCTCAGCAATTAATTTATCACCAGCATCAACAGCCTTCTCTGCAGAGTCAGCAGCCCAATATTCCtttacaacagcagcaacaacagttgATGGGACAACAGCCAAATTTACAACAAAATCAGCTAATTGGTCAACAGAATGGTGCTGTGATGATGCAGCAGCAACAGAGGCTAACAGTTCAGTCAAATAATCTTTTGAATGTGCAGCAAACACATCAGATGTTGAACCAGCAGTATATGCCTTTGTATCAGCCACAACAATTGGGCTCTCAAGCAAATATGTTGAGTCTAAAGCAGCATCAACAaaatcaacagcagcagcaacttttTGGAACTGTGCCTAATGTGTCAAACATGCAGTGGATGCATATGCAACAAACAAAAGCTCAGCAACCACAGCAACAACATGCTCAGCAGCCACCAATGGGTTTGATGCAACCTCAGTTTCAACACAACCAACTTCAACAATTGCAACATCTTATGCCACAGTTCCAGTCTCAGCCTAACCAACTACAAGAGCAATTAAGGACGCAGCAGCAATCCTCCATGCAGCAAAGACTTCAAACTTCAGGAGCCATGTTCTTGCAACAAAATAACATGGATCAGCAAAACCAGTTTATTCAGGCACAGAGGGGCCTTCAAGAAGTTTCCTCTAGTA CATCTGCGGACTATACTGCTCAAACAGGCCATGCAAGTGCAGGTGATTGGCAAGAGGAGATACATCAAATG ATTAAGAGGTTAAAGGACCAATACTTTGCAGAACTCAGTGAATTATTCAATAAGATGTCTGTGAAGCTACAGCATGTTGACAGCATTATTCCACCTCAAATATCATCTGAGCAGTATGATAGAATGAAGAGCTTTAAAATAATGTTGGAGCGCATATTACAAATGCTGCAAATTGGTAAAAGTAGTGTCCAACCTGCTATGAGGGACAAAGTTCCTCGATATGAGAAACAGATTATCAGTATCTTGAACTCAAAAAGGAAGCCAGTGCAGCCACAAATACAACAACAATTCCAGCCACCTCCAG GGAGAAGAGGGAGAGAGCTTACTGTGGtggctgaggcagaggcaccccgcgATCGAGTTGGGCAGGACCGTACGGCGGTGAGGGTGGTCCGGGCACGCGTGACTAGCGAGGGTGACGACCGTGCAAGCAAGGCAAGGGCGATGGGCAGCTAG